In Nostoc sp. CENA543, a single genomic region encodes these proteins:
- a CDS encoding universal stress protein: protein MIEKILLAVSGLGHAEEMLKTLKEVPSIKDAKVTVLHVVPPQSTSAAMTDKWEEGGKILANAIQTLNLDPSQVSSILRQGDPKDVVCQVADEIDADLIIMGSRGLKRLQSILSNSVSQYVFQLSSRPMLLVKDDIYVKRIKRIMVAMDNSDAAKHCLNLALFLLRGIQGSQLILANVTTDLRGKTSEVTEITPDKNPILAAAVAEAQKYGVSTRCYISSGRPGEEICRLAEDLSVDLLLLGSPDRRPSVAKSFVDIDRLIGASLSDYVRVNATCPVLLARTSGA, encoded by the coding sequence ATGATAGAAAAAATTTTGCTAGCGGTTTCTGGATTAGGACACGCTGAAGAAATGCTCAAAACTTTAAAGGAAGTACCGTCAATCAAAGATGCAAAAGTGACGGTTCTGCACGTTGTTCCTCCCCAAAGCACTTCAGCCGCCATGACAGATAAATGGGAAGAAGGCGGTAAGATTCTCGCGAATGCTATTCAAACCTTGAATTTAGATCCCTCCCAAGTATCTTCTATTTTGCGTCAAGGTGATCCTAAAGATGTGGTTTGTCAAGTAGCTGATGAAATCGATGCTGACTTAATCATTATGGGTTCACGGGGACTCAAACGTCTGCAATCAATTTTATCAAACTCGGTGAGTCAGTATGTTTTCCAACTGTCTTCTCGCCCCATGTTGCTGGTTAAGGATGACATTTATGTTAAAAGAATTAAGCGCATCATGGTGGCAATGGACAACTCTGATGCAGCTAAACACTGCTTAAATTTGGCTTTATTCTTATTACGGGGTATTCAAGGTAGTCAACTAATCTTAGCTAATGTTACTACTGATTTGCGTGGTAAAACTTCCGAAGTCACAGAAATTACTCCCGACAAGAATCCAATTTTAGCCGCAGCAGTCGCAGAAGCGCAAAAATACGGAGTGTCAACTCGCTGCTATATCAGTAGTGGCAGACCTGGAGAAGAAATTTGTCGCCTCGCAGAAGATTTGAGTGTAGACCTACTATTACTGGGTTCGCCCGATCGCCGTCCATCCGTAGCCAAGAGTTTTGTCGATATCGATAGACTCATCGGTGCTTCCTTGTCAGACTACGTGCGTGTCAATGCTACTTGTCCTGTCTTATTAGCGCGTACCAGTGGCGCATAA
- the psbM gene encoding photosystem II reaction center protein PsbM, with protein sequence MQVNDLGFVASILFVLVPSVFLIILYIQTASREGKKDT encoded by the coding sequence ATGCAAGTTAATGACCTGGGGTTCGTAGCGAGCATTCTGTTCGTCTTAGTTCCCTCTGTATTTTTAATAATTCTTTACATTCAAACTGCCAGCCGCGAAGGTAAAAAAGATACTTGA
- a CDS encoding 2Fe-2S iron-sulfur cluster-binding protein yields the protein MGNIKFVKENKEVIAADGANLRLKAIENGVDIYKIIGKLTNCGGGGNCGTCIVEIVEGIENLSTPTAVENRMLKKKPANYRLACQTLVNGPVSVVTKP from the coding sequence GGTAACATCAAATTTGTCAAAGAAAATAAGGAAGTCATAGCAGCAGATGGTGCAAATTTGCGGCTCAAAGCAATAGAAAATGGAGTTGACATCTATAAAATTATTGGCAAACTCACAAATTGCGGTGGCGGTGGTAACTGCGGTACTTGTATCGTCGAAATAGTAGAAGGAATCGAAAATCTTTCTACTCCCACAGCCGTAGAAAACCGGATGTTGAAGAAAAAACCCGCCAATTATCGTCTTGCTTGTCAAACTTTAGTTAATGGCCCTGTCAGCGTGGTAACTAAGCCTTAA